The Deltaproteobacteria bacterium genomic sequence AGGGGTCCGAGGCAAGCCCACCGGGCGATCGAACACGTCGCGCAGGCACGCGACGCAGCCGTCGGCGAGGTGCGCGCGCACGACCTCGCACCCGGCCTCGTCCAGGGTGCCGGCCGCGTAGCCGGCCAGGAGCGGGCGGAGCTCCTCGTGCGTCACGCCGCGCGAGACTACCCTGCCCACCGGCGCGCTGACCATCGGCGAGGCCGTGCGCAGTGCGCTACCCACGGCTCCGCACCCAGGCCGTCCGCCAGAGGCGGGCGAGGAGCGTGGCGCCGGCGGCGAGCCGTTCGCGCACCAGCTCGCGCGCGCCGGCGTCGTCGCCCGTGCGCCGGCTCTCGCGCTCGAGCCGGTAAAGGCGCGGCACCTGCGCCAGCGAGTCGGCGAGGAGTGCCTGCACGGCGTCCGCCACGTCCCCCAGCGCCCGCGCGGCCTCCGGGGCGGCGCGGACCTCCGCCGGCTCGACGCGCGCCACGAGCGTGCTCTCGAACCACGCGTGGATCTCGCCCGTGCGCGTGAACCCCTCCGGGTTGGGTCCCACCCAGCCATGATGGTGGCGGGTCGCGTGCAGCGGCACTGCCGCGTCCCCCGCCAGGTGCGCGAGCACGCCGGCCGCGGCGAGCGCGCCCTCGCGGGCCCCGGGTCGCCCGGTGCGCACGTCGCGGAAGGCGCTCAGCAGCACGCCGTACTCCTCGCCGATGGCGAAGGGCAGGAAGCCGACTGCCGGCGCGCTGAGCCGCCGCCGCGCCGCGCGTGCGACGTACGCCCAGCGCTCCGGGGGCAGCGGCTCGGCCCCCCAGACGTCGAGATCGAAGAAGTGGTCGGGGCGGCGTGCCGCGAGCGCGGGCGCGCCCTTCTCCACCTCGCGCCAGCGGTCGGGGGCGTTGGAGAGCTCGGCGAGCCCGTCGCCCGCGGCGCGGAACCAGGGGGGGAGGCCGTCGCTCGCCGCGAGCGCGCCGCGCGTCACGCTGACGTGGCCTTCCAGGCCCCAGCCGGCGGCCGCGCGGGACAGGGTCAGGAGGAGAAGAATGGCGAGCCCGCCGCTCACGGGCATGTCGCTGCGCGTCATG encodes the following:
- a CDS encoding zf-HC2 domain-containing protein, encoding MGSALRTASPMVSAPVGRVVSRGVTHEELRPLLAGYAAGTLDEAGCEVVRAHLADGCVACLRDVFDRPVGLPRTP